Proteins encoded by one window of Sphingosinicella sp. BN140058:
- a CDS encoding phage tail tape measure protein — translation MAGEGNGVVLGFLKYVLGFDSLAFEEGADQAQKRLNKVQRNLQQTAEKFTNIGATMSIGITAPLTLFGVKSVNAASDAAELQSAFDQTFGAMSAQMTEWARVTGDAMGRSTQEIQGAANTFGMFFNQAAPTKKAAAELSQQFAVLAQDLSSFFNTSPDEAMNKLRSGLSGESEPLRDFGVFLSDAAVQAKALEMGLKGVNNPLTEQEKILARANVIMEQTKTAQGDVARTSSGTANQIRAAQAAWEELSITFGTKLLPVITPLVGIAADLLNAFSGLSPQVQSFAVGAAAVAAALGPILVGVGGLINVGATLLPMVGGWATSFGAAATAAGGVGAVLVPLLPIVAAMAAAAAAAYLAWKNWDTIGPMLSELWSTISAALGPPLIHLFDTVKQTLSELWNGPFGEGVRQAAKLWLQFEVATVKAVGPVALALLRGFITTIGEVFAQVGRILNVAAALLKGDFSGAWEGAKAVVTNVVTGIGRVIESMVPGAIAAVTALYNGVKTWISDKLNAIFESAKAKIQSVGDKFKWLWDVVVGHSYIPDMVDAIGVHMARLDGLMVQPVTKATGAAGAAFRELQATAGGIFERLFPEQARYNQYLTDMKALEAYANAAKMPVDQLAEAMRRLHKEYVGLAPNDQPELPQLEGLIDPDRLGTIAVGGDLDRILDQVANKSLPDFSKSALEHTGEVALGFAHMAESVAGSISDMVSAFKAGNIWDKIAGVADMIGTVIKGVQGFGGFGGPQTSFGGFRAAGGPTVPGKSYVVGENGPEWFTPGARGFVTPNNDNGRRSRVEIVPSPYFTAVVDGRAESVAAPLAARAEMGGAARARVSSLQQQRRRLP, via the coding sequence GTGGCGGGCGAAGGCAACGGAGTCGTGCTCGGCTTCCTGAAATATGTGCTCGGCTTCGACAGCCTGGCGTTCGAGGAAGGTGCGGATCAGGCGCAGAAGCGGCTGAACAAGGTGCAGCGCAATCTGCAGCAGACGGCCGAGAAGTTCACCAACATCGGCGCCACCATGTCGATCGGCATCACCGCGCCGCTGACCCTGTTCGGGGTGAAGAGCGTCAACGCCGCCTCCGACGCGGCCGAGCTGCAGAGCGCGTTCGACCAGACGTTCGGTGCGATGTCGGCGCAGATGACCGAATGGGCACGGGTCACCGGCGACGCGATGGGGCGGTCGACGCAGGAGATCCAGGGCGCCGCCAACACCTTCGGCATGTTCTTCAACCAGGCGGCGCCGACGAAGAAGGCCGCAGCCGAGCTGTCCCAGCAATTCGCCGTGCTGGCGCAGGATCTCTCCAGCTTCTTCAACACCAGTCCCGACGAGGCGATGAACAAGCTTCGCTCCGGCCTCTCGGGCGAGAGCGAGCCGCTGCGCGACTTTGGCGTGTTCCTCTCCGACGCGGCGGTGCAGGCCAAGGCGCTGGAGATGGGCCTGAAGGGGGTCAACAACCCGCTTACCGAGCAGGAGAAGATCCTCGCCCGCGCCAACGTCATCATGGAGCAGACCAAGACTGCCCAGGGCGACGTTGCGCGCACGAGCTCCGGCACGGCCAACCAGATCCGCGCCGCCCAGGCGGCCTGGGAAGAGCTTTCGATCACCTTCGGCACCAAGCTGCTGCCGGTAATCACGCCGCTGGTCGGCATCGCCGCGGATCTGCTCAACGCCTTCTCAGGCCTGTCGCCGCAGGTGCAGAGCTTCGCCGTCGGTGCTGCTGCCGTTGCTGCCGCGCTGGGCCCGATCCTCGTTGGCGTCGGCGGGCTGATCAATGTCGGCGCAACCCTGCTGCCGATGGTTGGAGGATGGGCGACGAGCTTCGGGGCTGCGGCGACGGCCGCCGGAGGTGTCGGCGCCGTGCTGGTGCCGTTGCTGCCGATCGTCGCTGCCATGGCCGCCGCCGCGGCCGCCGCCTACCTGGCTTGGAAGAACTGGGACACGATCGGCCCGATGCTGTCGGAGCTGTGGTCGACGATCTCCGCTGCCTTGGGCCCGCCGCTCATCCATCTGTTCGACACGGTCAAGCAGACGCTGAGCGAGCTCTGGAACGGGCCGTTCGGCGAAGGCGTGCGGCAGGCGGCCAAGCTTTGGCTGCAGTTCGAGGTTGCGACGGTGAAGGCCGTCGGCCCGGTAGCGCTCGCTCTGCTCCGCGGCTTCATCACCACGATCGGCGAGGTGTTCGCCCAGGTCGGCCGCATCCTCAACGTCGCGGCCGCGCTGCTCAAAGGCGATTTCTCCGGAGCCTGGGAAGGCGCGAAGGCCGTCGTGACCAACGTCGTGACCGGCATCGGCCGCGTCATCGAATCCATGGTGCCCGGCGCGATCGCGGCGGTGACCGCGCTCTACAATGGCGTGAAGACGTGGATCAGCGACAAGCTGAACGCGATCTTCGAAAGTGCCAAGGCGAAGATCCAGAGCGTGGGCGACAAGTTCAAGTGGCTCTGGGACGTCGTCGTCGGCCACTCATACATCCCGGACATGGTCGACGCGATCGGCGTGCATATGGCGCGCCTGGACGGCCTGATGGTGCAGCCGGTGACCAAGGCCACCGGCGCAGCGGGCGCGGCCTTCCGCGAGCTGCAGGCAACCGCCGGCGGGATCTTCGAGCGGCTTTTCCCCGAGCAGGCGCGCTACAACCAGTATCTCACTGACATGAAGGCGCTGGAGGCTTACGCCAACGCGGCGAAGATGCCCGTGGATCAGCTCGCCGAGGCGATGCGCCGGCTGCACAAGGAATATGTCGGCCTGGCGCCGAACGATCAGCCGGAGCTGCCGCAGCTCGAAGGCCTGATCGATCCGGACAGGCTCGGAACCATTGCCGTGGGCGGGGATCTCGATCGCATTCTGGATCAGGTCGCAAACAAGTCTCTGCCGGATTTCTCCAAGTCGGCGCTCGAGCATACCGGCGAAGTCGCACTCGGCTTCGCGCACATGGCGGAGTCGGTCGCTGGATCGATCAGCGACATGGTCTCCGCTTTCAAAGCCGGGAACATTTGGGACAAGATCGCCGGCGTCGCTGATATGATCGGCACCGTCATCAAGGGGGTGCAGGGCTTTGGCGGCTTCGGCGGCCCGCAGACCAGCTTCGGGGGCTTTCGCGCCGCTGGCGGGCCGACCGTGCCCGGCAAGAGCTACGTCGTGGGCGAGAACGGGCCGGAGTGGTTCACGCCCGGCGCTCGCGGCTTCGTCACGCCGAACAACGACAATGGCCGTCGCTCCCGCGTCGAAATCGTCCCCTCGCCCTATTTCACAGCCGTGGTCGACGGCCGCGCCGAGAGTGTCGCCGCGCCGCTGGCCGCGCGTGCCGAGATGGGCGGCGCGGCCCGGGCCCGCGTCTCCAGTCTGCAGCAGCAGCGGCGGCGGTTGCCATGA
- a CDS encoding FkbM family methyltransferase has translation MTYARSLARKTLRAVGVEKIKHPCFADFMQHEGIDTLLDVGGNEGHFALEMRERGFRGRIISFEPIAEVYGTLATRAANDPHWNTHRLALGDEASEAEISIATAHVFSSFKRPSAYTSAKFVGAQEQAREIVPIVRLDQFLDAHPDAITSATYLKIDTQGFEREVLAGAGTYISRFRSVQLELPLRELYEGQPTLCEMVQWMERRGFEIAMAKENGFDWQACRLLEMDVVFTRKAP, from the coding sequence ATGACGTACGCGCGATCACTCGCCCGCAAGACACTGCGCGCGGTAGGTGTCGAGAAGATCAAACACCCGTGCTTCGCTGATTTCATGCAGCATGAAGGTATCGACACACTGTTGGACGTCGGCGGCAACGAAGGTCATTTCGCACTTGAGATGCGCGAACGTGGCTTCCGCGGCAGGATCATCTCCTTCGAGCCGATCGCCGAGGTCTACGGCACTCTTGCGACCCGCGCCGCGAACGATCCGCATTGGAACACACATCGCCTGGCGCTCGGCGACGAAGCTTCGGAGGCCGAGATCTCCATCGCCACCGCACACGTCTTCAGTTCGTTCAAGCGCCCTAGCGCCTATACGAGCGCCAAGTTCGTCGGCGCGCAAGAGCAAGCGCGCGAGATCGTGCCGATCGTCCGCCTCGACCAGTTCCTCGACGCCCACCCCGATGCGATCACCAGCGCAACCTACCTCAAGATCGACACCCAAGGTTTCGAGCGGGAGGTACTGGCCGGCGCAGGAACGTACATCTCGCGGTTTCGGTCGGTTCAGCTCGAACTACCTTTGCGCGAGCTTTACGAAGGTCAGCCCACCCTCTGCGAGATGGTGCAATGGATGGAGCGGCGTGGGTTCGAGATCGCGATGGCGAAGGAAAACGGCTTCGACTGGCAGGCCTGCAGGCTGCTTGAGATGGACGTCGTGTTCACCCGGAAGGCGCCTTAG